A segment of the Zestosphaera sp. genome:
CCCCTTAAGGGTGCTACTAAAGTAATAAACTGGGAATACTTAAATAGTAATGGATGTGGAGAGATGAATCAATATCATAGGCCAATAATACTCATTAGTGAATGTCTCGGCGTAAAGCCAGTTAGATACGACGGTAACATAATATACGATAACTTCATAGAAATACTCAAGAAATACGTGAACATATATCCAGTATGTCCGGAAGTAGGTATAGGTCTGGGTGTCCCGCGAAACCCCCTAATACTTTATGAAGAAAGTGGGCAGGTAGATCTGATAGACCCGGCTACTAGAGTGGCTTACACTGAGAAGATCAGGGTGTTCTCTGAAAGAATCTTGCGAGACTTATCCATAGACGGGGCAATACTCAAGTCCTCAAGTCCTTCCTGCGGGGTAGGAGACGCGAAAGTATATGGAGCAGCAAGAAGAGTGCTGAGGAGAGCTGACGGAGTCTTCACTAAGGTAGTCAAGGAGGTTTTTTCATGCATTCCTGTGGAGAGCGAAAAAAGACTC
Coding sequences within it:
- a CDS encoding DUF523 and DUF1722 domain-containing protein; this translates as MNQYHRPIILISECLGVKPVRYDGNIIYDNFIEILKKYVNIYPVCPEVGIGLGVPRNPLILYEESGQVDLIDPATRVAYTEKIRVFSERILRDLSIDGAILKSSSPSCGVGDAKVYGAARRVLRRADGVFTKVVKEVFSCIPVESEKRLYSYDVRVRFLTKIFSLAELRATLSSLKSSEELVDFHRKYKYLVMLHSQTALKNLGRLVASRKEYSLEYVAHRYRDEFVKALCRNPPQNSYVNVFTHIYGHLKEELKLSERKYVMDLIEKYKSGRESLRTVMTYFRGFIYRLENTYLA